A region of the Gymnogyps californianus isolate 813 chromosome 20, ASM1813914v2, whole genome shotgun sequence genome:
TGGCACATGTACAGTTTATATGAAATCGtgtttgctttatattttccccctctttaaaactcattttcctACCAGTAGCTGGAGTTACAGCGGGGGCCTTGTTGGCAGGGGGTCTCCCAGTCCCTCTCTAGCCACGCTCTCACCACGTTTTATAGTAATACCTTCCCTAGCTCACCTCCCTCGCACTCCCCCAGCGCAGCCAGGACTGTCCTGCACTGGCTAACCGGCCCGATCCTGCTGGTAGGCTGCTCTGCCGTGGCCCCAGCTGTGGGTCCTGCCGCCCGAGATACTGACTTTTCTCTAAGAAAAAGGTGTGGTTTTTCATcacctctccctctccatcATGACAGGTTTTGATCATACAATCAGGGCTTGAACTTTTTATTATAGAAGTCTTCAATTTGGAACAAACcagccacagggctgctctATACTGGTTTCgtaacagaaaagcagcagcagctgttgcaGCTCCTGCgatttgagaagaaaagaatcatCAATTAAAAATCGCGGCCTAGTTTTGTGAactttttgggtttgttgtttttttttttttttaacaggtatTCGTTTCACTTCTGGACTGTCGATGGCTGCAGAGACTAGGCAGGTTTCCAGCCACTTCCCTcgtcccctctccccagcctcagCTCCCTGCCCCACAGAATAGCACTGACGTTTGTATTTCGCACGTCCCCTTCAGAGGCTTTGTTTTGTCCTGTTCATAGAGAACATTTTCTGCAGGTCCTACACGGTGCAACCTTTGGAACTGTacgttttttaaaaataaatgtcatttggggggagggggttTCTGCTAAGGGCTGTACTTGTAATAAATtggaaacttaaaaataaacattatgtACTTGTGTTTGTAAAACCGGCTTGCAGCGAGTCCTTTGCGGGCGCCCTGTGTTTGTGTGGGACAGTCTGGGATGTCTCACCTCTGCCTTCGCCAGAGCCCCCATCAGACATGGTATCGCTGCCTTCCGGAGGGAGAACGGAGCTGCAGAGCAAGGGATCAAGGGAACAGCAAGTCTGGGTCAGGTTGGCTTACAACTCTGAAGAACCGGCTTCCAGGCCTCCTGCTCAGGTTTGGTTATCCCAGCCCCCGGGCTGTGCCTCGGTTCCCAGTGTCACAGCCGGGTTGGGCTGTGCCCTCTGCGGCAGGGCTGCCGTCGCACGCCACCCTTCTTCCTAAGCTGTGCTGGGCAGAAGGTAACGTGCTGGCGTGGACGTGTGCGCTCTGAGCTGGCCCTGTTCATCGTCCTCCCCAGAGACGAGGGATGGGGCTGTGCTCTTCCTGCCCCTGGACACGGGGAGGTCACCGGGATGCGGGAGCAGTCCTGGGGCTGGCCACCCGCTTCGCTCCCTTGTCTCCTGCGGGCTGCCAGTGTGACACTTCTCCTCCTGCCACAGCACGCAGCGTGGCACTGGGTAGCTCTCCTGAAGGGAATGCAAGGGGGTGATGGGGGAGCTGCAACGTCTCTGCTCTTTCACCCCGGCCTTGCCTGGCTGGATGGCCACCAAAACTGCTTCCCTTGTTTTGTTCATGCGTGTTTTGCAACCCcagccttggctgcagctcGGAGCTCAGAGAGAACTGTTCCCGCTGTGTCTGCGAAAGCGTGACTCCCAACCCACCATCCTGGTCTCTAGCAGCCTAGCAGGGACACGCTGGGCTCTCTGACACAGTGAGCTTCAAAGGCAGCACGGGCTGGGGAGGTGATGAACCACTGCTGATGTACAACCCGTCATCTGTGAAACAAACGTGGTGGCCAAAGTTTTGCCTGCATTTCTGCCAGTGCTGCACTGCCAGGAGGGTGGTGGTTTCCTGGGTGTCTTCATCGTCCTCCTTGCTCAGGAGCCGAGCTGGGAGTGCTCCAGCCAggtccagctctgctgggcagaGGAAATCCCCTGATGGGTTTGAGGGATCGAAGGCTCTCGGCGATGGACAGATGCTGCTTTCCCCGGAGAAACCTCATCCCCTCTCCACAAGAGGTGGTTTGGCTTGCTGGGCATGCAGCAGGACCTGGGTGAATCAGAGTGTGACTCCAGCTGGGACGTTTCCAGGCCTCAGCGTGGAGACCTCACACCAGCATCTGCTCCGAGACCTTTTCCGAGACTTGCTTTTTATAGCAGCCCCTGCATGGCGTTAGTGTCCTGTGCAGGGGCTATAAATAGCTGTCCCCACGCCTGGCAGGCGAGCGCGCGGGGCTGGTGGGCAGCCGTGGCCCTGCTGCCCGCTGGCACCGCAGGCTTGGGGACGGTCACCAGCCCGGCTGCACCCGCCATCTCCCTGGGGCTGGCCTGTGACAAACCCCGGTGGGGCACCCATGTCTTCTGGAGTTCCACACGGCCTCAGGAGAAGGCCATGGGGGCGCAGCGGGTGAGGAGCCCTGAGCTTGGTCCCCCCCTTGGCTTCCTCTCGGCTTAATTATTAATGTTAACCAATTAGTCTGGGTAACTTGGGATTTTTAGCACGTTCCCAGAGTGACTTCCCTTCTGCTACTCCAAACCTGGAGGGAGCGTCCTGCCTTGCGAGGGGGATAATGTCCACAGCTCAGCGAGCGCTGGGGGGCACCAGGCTCGACTTCTCCATGCTTAGCTGGACACCTTGGGGTGTCTCACCCGGTGAGAGCAGCCATCTCAGCCTCTGCAgccatccctgctgctggcaTTGGAGATGGGCAGCCATGGCAGTAGTGCCCAAGCTGGGGGGGGCTGCCCTGCAGGGACGGGGCAGCGCtgagccctggggctgctgcagctgccccaACCCTGCCGGAGCTGGGTGCTCAGCTGCCTTTGGGGCTGCTCCAAGTAGGATGGagaggggatggagggatgaCCTTAGGGTGGGGGGATATGAAGGAAGGCTGAGCCTCCCCAGCGCAGGGTTCAAAGCGGCTGTGACAAGGGGACAGCCGGTGTCCCCGGCACAGAGCCCTTCCAGGGAGCAGCTCCACTTTGAGGCAGGCTCCATGGAAAACCTCTGTCTCCCCAGCGGGGCCAGCTATGCCCGGCGCCTCGGGGCTGGCTGCCTCCGGCGGAGCCGGCCGGGCTGCCGGGGCTGATAGCGTGTGGTGGTCGGGCGCCGGCAGCCCCACCGCTGCCCGATAGCTGGGGCTTGGCAGGACCGGTTATCTGGGTAGTGCATTACTTGGCAAGTGCTGGGGTGCTCAAGGGCAGCCAGGCGCTGCGAGCCAGGACACGCGCACGCCCCAGCACCATCGCCCTGCCGCGTGTCTGGGCATGCTAGCCAAAGGTGCACCGAGCTGGCTCAGGGCTCAgcgctgcagagctgcctgcctgcagcccggggtgggggggtccgGCGCACAGGCTGTACCCCTGgcacccctgcacccctccGCGGGCAGCCCCCACCCTGCGCTGTGCCCGGCTCCCCGGGCTGGACTTTGGAGCCTATCCCGCAGCCAATATTGACTGTCCTGCCCCAGGTCACGGCCCTTTTATCTGCCCAAACAAACCCTCCCATGGCAGCCGGGGGAGCCCATGAGGCTGTGACTCCCCCAGCGGTGGGGGCCAGGCGgggtccctgccctggcaccaccaccaccaccagcctggggaaggggctgggtgCCCACCCACCCAGCCGGGGGCACGCCTGCCTCCCAGCACCCCAAATCAGGCGCGAGCCCCCTCTGCGTCCCCCGCCCCACCGGCACCACACAGGCAGCGGGGGCTCCTTCGCACCTCGGCTGCCGCGCCGGCTCCTGGGGGAGGCGAAGGCTTTTCTCACATCAGTCGCTCGACTTCTCCCGCCGTCCCAGCACCCCcaggggtggcggggggggggagcggatGAAAGGCGCTTCGCCGCATCAATCACAGCAGCACAAAGCCCCGGCGCAGCGCGGTGGCGGGCGAGGGGCTGCAGAACCCAGCCCCTGCTGCCACCTCCGGCTCGTCTTGCACCTCTCCTTCGGCTGCAGCCCTGACACGGGGCTCTGAGCTACAAGGGCTTCACTGGGGCGGGGGCCAAGGGCTGCTGGTGCGGGCAGGCAGCGGGTGCTCATTTGGGTGCTGAAAGGAGGGTCCTTCGCTGGCTTGTTGCTCCCTGGGCAAGAGGGATGGGGGACCCAGAGACCCTCATTGGGGCCCAGCACTGCCCCAGCCTGCACGCTGGCTAATTAACGGGCAATTAGATGATGGACAAGTCTGAGCATCACCAGGGCTGCCTGTGTCCCTGCTACAGCCCCCTGCCTGCCACAGGTCCCATGCTGCCTGTGTCCCTGCCCACCATGGGGCCGGGGCAGAGCCCATCTCTCCCCGCCGGCACTGCAAACCCACTGCACATCCCTGGGAGCAGCCGAGCAAACCAGCCTCACGAACCCTCTGCAGAGGTGAGCTGCCCCCCCTCCCAAGGTGTCTTGGGGCAGGGTGGGCAGTGGCCCCCACTGCCGAGCCCCCGGCACCCGCCATCGCTGCCTGCCTCACACCCTGGCCAGCCCACAGCGAGGacggccccggctcccccccgccagccccggcgACACCAGCTGAGGCTTGAATTTCCCTCCGGACAATGGGGAAGGCAAGCTGGGATTGTAACCGGAGCGGGGGATAAATAAAGCTGCCCAGAAGTTTCCATTACCCGCACCTCGAGCTTCTGCGTGGGACATCAAAGCTGAGCCCTCTCTGCCCCAAAgtcctgcacccccagcccatcACCCTGGCTCCTGGCCTGCCGTGCCCCAGGTGCCGGAGCGCTGAGCCCCCTCGCCTGGCACTGAGGCCCCGGCAGCCGATGGCACTGACACAAATCACCTACAGAGCGCGGAGTGGAAAAGATGATTCGTTAGCGTGACAGCGCAGGGAAAACCTCCTCCTCggccgggaggcggcgggcgccAGAACCGGCCCCGGGGAAGCCACGGGGGGAGCTGGATGCAGGGAGCCCCCCGGTACCATGCTCCCACCGCAGCCAGCGGCACCCCAGCACGTCACACTCCTCCTCTTTCAACGGCACGAGAGCCCCCCAAGCCCAACATGCACCCGCCACGGGGACCATGGCCCCGACCCGCTGAGCTGGGGGGGCTCCTGTGGGGCTGCTCTCGACCCCCTTGAATTCCTCCAAACAGCACCAGGCTCGGTTGAAATAACACATCCAGGgtttattgttttttccattcctcGCAgctaatgattaaaaaaaaaaaaaaaaaaatctaaaataaattacagaattaaataaACACGGACTGGATtattcccctccctgccccgtccccgctgcccccccaAAGAAAGCGTTAGAAGAGTCACTGGATTtggcaacagcaacaacaacaaaacaacctcTAGGAAAAAGCAGCTACTTGTCAGGGTCGAGcagtgccggggggggggggtcccgcaGGCCTCGCCACCCCAAACCAGTGTGCGTCCCCCCTCCCACCGCCGCTCAGCCTCTGCCCTCGCCCCCAGCGGCATCCCCTCGCCCCTTACCCGTGAGGCCGCCTTCCCCCGGCGCGCCGTCCCCAGGGAGGGGGGCAGCCCCCGCTCTAGACGTGCGTCGGGTTGTCCAGATACGGGTCCGTCTTGGTCATGTGCAGCATGACCGTGGGGGCTTTGTAGTGGCAGTGCACCCCCCCGCAGCTCACCCCACTGCAGGGCTTGCCCCTCGTCCTCACGCCCAGCTTTCTGTTGCACAGGCTCTGCCAGGTCTGCAGCGTCTTGGAGCTCCACACCCACACCCCGCTGGTGATGCCCACCACCAGCGACATGAAAATCTTTAGCATAAAGACAGCCACGGTGGGCACCGAGGCCTCCAAGGAGCAGTTGGCGGCGCGCCGGCCGGGGAGGTGCAGGCAGCCATGCTCCACGGCCCTGAGGTTCCAGTAATCCACGTTCAGCCGCTCGTAGAAGTAGCAGACGATGACACAGGTGGCCGGGACGGTGTAGAGGATCGAGAAGACCCCGATCTTCACCATcagcttctccagcttctcCGTGTTGGTGCCGCCCGTCTTCATGATCTTCCGGATGTGGAAGAGGGCGACGAAGCCCGTGAGGATGAAGGAGGTGCCGATGACCAGGTAGCAGGAGAGGGGGATGAGGACGAAGCCGGTCAGGGCGCTGACGTCCATGCTCCCCACGTAGCACAGCCCCGTGAGCTCGTCCCCTGCCACCTTCCGCATGGTGAGGATGACGATGGTCTTCATGGCTGGGATGCCCCAGGCGGCCATGTGGAAGTAGCTGCTGTGGGCCTCGATGGCCTCGTGTCCCCACTTCTTCCCAGCAGCCAGGAACCAGGTGAGGGTGAGGACGACCCACCAGAGCGAGCTGGCCATGCCGAAGTAGTAGAGGATGAGGAAGACGATGGTGCAGCCCGTGCTCTCCAGCCCCTCCTGGATGATGTAGAGCTCGCCGTTCTCCCGGTCGCAAGCGATGTTCTCAGCCCCTGCCACCGAGCGGATGATGAAGGCCACAGAGTAGACGTTGTAGCACATGGAGAGGAAGATGATGGGCCTCTCAGGGTACTGGAAGCGGTGGGGGTCGAGCAGGAAGGTGAGGACGGTGAAGGCAGTGGAGACAAAGCAGAGGGTGGACCAGACGGCCATCCAGATGAAGGCGAAGTCCTTGTCCTCCCGGGACCAGTAGACGTCCACCCCGGGGGAGCACCTGGGCGCGCAGGAGAGGCTCTTCTCCACGTACTGGAACTTCTCGGGGTTGTCGCAGGCCCCCAGGCCGTTGGGTCCCCGGCCCTCAGCGGTGCCCGGCGGCCAGGGCCGGGGGGCCACAGGCAGCATGCCCTGGCCCTTGTGGGGCTCGGCGGCCGAGGCGTTCTCGGGGGCCTCCATGCAGAGGGCGTTGGGGTCGTTCTTGGTGGGCAGCTTGCCGCAGTCGAGCGACTCGGGCCAGCCGAAATTGAACTGCTCCATGATGGGGACGCACTTGTGGCGGGCCTGCTCGCACATGGGGCGGCAGGCGGGGATGCTGGCGCTCACCTGGTCGGTGCACATGGGCGCGTagagggagcagaggaagaagcgCAGGTGGACGTGGCAGCCGTACTCCACCAGCGGGGCGAACTCGTGCAGCTTCAGGGCGGCTTCGCGCTGGCTCTCGTGGCCCAGCAGGTTGGGCATGCGGGTCAGGTTGTACCCGATGCCCCGGCACATGGGGATGTCGACGGGCTGGCaccgcgccgcccgcccccgcggcccctccagcccccccagctccagcccgcGCCCGGCCGCCGCCAGCTGCCACAGCACCGACAGGGCCAGCCGCAGCCGCAGCGCCGCCATCGcccggctccggccccggccccggccccgcggctaCAGCGCCGCCAtcgcccggccccgccgcccccgcgcccccgggACGGccgctcgctgctgctgctgcggctgctgctgctgcggctgctgcggcggcggcggcggcaccgcgCCGGGGCAGCTCCCCccgcccgcggccccggccccggccccggccccggcccgcgccgccccgcgcgcCATgcggcgccggccccgccgagcgccccgcgccgccccgcgcccgccgaGCTCCggcagcgccgcgccgcgcAGCGCCCGCCGGCCGGgacggccccgccccgccccgcccgcgggGACACGCCCCTGGGGCGGCGCCGGAGGGAGGCACGCCTCTCCGGAGGAAGGGGCGGGGCGGTGGCGGGAACCGCGCGCGGAGCCGGCTCCGGGACCCGCAGCTGCACCCGGAACCGGGATCCGCACCGGGACCGGCACCCGGACCGGGGCCGGGACCCGCGGCCACAGCGGGACCGCAGCGCCGGCGTCACCCGCCCCCGCACCCCTTGCAGGGAGCTctcccgcgccccccccccccgcccaggcGTGGGGCACCCGCGGGCGAACACACCAACACAGCCCCCACGGGGTGACCTCCCGCCCAGCCCCCACGGCTGTGGGGCACGC
Encoded here:
- the FZD9 gene encoding frizzled-9; translated protein: MAALRLRLALSVLWQLAAAGRGLELGGLEGPRGRAARCQPVDIPMCRGIGYNLTRMPNLLGHESQREAALKLHEFAPLVEYGCHVHLRFFLCSLYAPMCTDQVSASIPACRPMCEQARHKCVPIMEQFNFGWPESLDCGKLPTKNDPNALCMEAPENASAAEPHKGQGMLPVAPRPWPPGTAEGRGPNGLGACDNPEKFQYVEKSLSCAPRCSPGVDVYWSREDKDFAFIWMAVWSTLCFVSTAFTVLTFLLDPHRFQYPERPIIFLSMCYNVYSVAFIIRSVAGAENIACDRENGELYIIQEGLESTGCTIVFLILYYFGMASSLWWVVLTLTWFLAAGKKWGHEAIEAHSSYFHMAAWGIPAMKTIVILTMRKVAGDELTGLCYVGSMDVSALTGFVLIPLSCYLVIGTSFILTGFVALFHIRKIMKTGGTNTEKLEKLMVKIGVFSILYTVPATCVIVCYFYERLNVDYWNLRAVEHGCLHLPGRRAANCSLEASVPTVAVFMLKIFMSLVVGITSGVWVWSSKTLQTWQSLCNRKLGVRTRGKPCSGVSCGGVHCHYKAPTVMLHMTKTDPYLDNPTHV